In a genomic window of Anoxybacter fermentans:
- a CDS encoding ZIP family metal transporter codes for MIDYLQQFNIIHLGIMASLIAGLATGVGAVPIFFKRKFSKKYLDCSLGFAAGVMLAATSFSLILPAIEAGGGGIKGATITVLGMLIGGIFLDLLNKFFPDTNLLTNSRLNGNGNSHEPINGKALKKVWLFAIAITLHNFPEGLAVGVGFGDGNIANGLSLAIAIGLQNIPEGLAVALPFLKEKFSPTRAFLIALTTGLVEPIGGLLGVGLVSIAKPLLPLGLAFAAGAMLFVIASEIIPETQKGISSKMATHFLLIGFVIMMFLDNVLG; via the coding sequence ATGATAGACTACCTACAGCAATTTAATATTATTCACCTCGGAATCATGGCAAGTCTTATAGCAGGGCTGGCTACAGGGGTTGGTGCCGTCCCCATCTTTTTTAAAAGAAAATTTTCTAAAAAATATCTGGATTGTTCTTTAGGTTTCGCGGCCGGGGTCATGTTAGCAGCCACTTCCTTTAGTCTTATCTTACCTGCAATTGAAGCAGGAGGTGGTGGAATCAAAGGAGCTACCATCACAGTTCTGGGGATGCTTATTGGAGGAATTTTTCTCGATCTTTTAAATAAATTTTTCCCAGATACCAACCTTTTGACCAACTCACGTTTAAATGGAAATGGAAACTCTCATGAACCCATCAACGGAAAAGCACTAAAAAAAGTCTGGCTCTTTGCCATAGCTATTACCCTACATAACTTCCCAGAAGGTCTCGCAGTAGGTGTTGGTTTCGGAGATGGTAATATTGCTAATGGTCTTAGTTTAGCTATCGCTATTGGCTTACAGAACATACCTGAAGGATTAGCAGTAGCCCTACCCTTTTTAAAAGAGAAATTCTCTCCAACCCGGGCATTTCTCATCGCACTGACAACTGGCCTTGTGGAACCTATAGGTGGTCTATTGGGGGTAGGTTTAGTATCAATAGCAAAACCCCTGCTTCCCTTAGGCCTGGCTTTTGCAGCAGGTGCCATGCTCTTTGTCATTGCTTCTGAAATTATCCCTGAAACCCAAAAAGGCATATCTTCCAAGATGGCAACCCATTTTCTTTTAATCGGTTTCGTTATTATGATGTTCCTTGACAATGTATTGGGCTGA
- the gltX gene encoding glutamate--tRNA ligase, whose product MSEVRVRFAPSPTGYLHVGSLRTALYNYLFARRNNGKVILRIEDTDRERLVEDAIEKMINTFKRVNLEFDEGPVQGGDYGPYIQSERKHLYQKYAKQLVETGHAYYCFCSKEELDEMRKKQIESGQAPKYDKRCLKLSKEEVQKRLDAGEPYVIRLNVPSGRTITFNDLIHGPTTFETDNIDDQILLKSDGFPTYHLAVVIDDHHMGITHVLRADEWIPSTPKHILLYEAFGWEPPKFGHIPLLVNTEGKKLSKRDGDVSVEDYLNKGYLPEALINYLALLGWNPGTEEEFFTLKELEQRFSLDRVNDSAGVFDIEKLNWMNGKYIRSKELDEIVEMVKPYLENAGYTIPEDEERFKWMVEAVYQDLDYLAQITDKMEIFYRDKFEVTDPKSLELLELDSSRKLFKVLKEKFESVEKITPDNFQELIKVAGKEAGVKGKLLYMPIRLAVSGQQHGPDLKLLICGLGKERAIERLSHWI is encoded by the coding sequence ATGTCTGAGGTAAGGGTCCGTTTTGCACCCAGTCCAACAGGTTATCTTCATGTTGGAAGTTTAAGAACAGCTTTATATAACTATCTTTTTGCCAGAAGAAACAATGGTAAGGTGATTTTGCGGATTGAAGATACTGATCGTGAGCGGTTAGTAGAAGATGCTATTGAAAAAATGATTAATACTTTTAAAAGGGTTAATCTGGAATTTGATGAAGGGCCCGTACAGGGTGGAGATTATGGGCCATATATCCAGTCTGAACGGAAACATTTATATCAAAAATATGCTAAACAATTAGTAGAGACAGGACATGCTTATTATTGTTTCTGTAGCAAAGAGGAATTGGACGAAATGCGGAAAAAGCAGATTGAATCTGGTCAGGCCCCTAAATATGATAAGCGTTGTTTAAAACTTTCTAAAGAAGAAGTCCAAAAACGTCTGGATGCAGGTGAACCCTATGTAATTCGTCTTAATGTTCCCTCTGGACGGACTATTACTTTTAACGATTTGATTCACGGTCCTACTACTTTTGAGACTGATAACATTGATGATCAAATTCTTCTCAAATCAGATGGATTTCCTACCTATCATCTGGCAGTAGTTATTGATGATCACCATATGGGTATTACTCATGTTCTAAGAGCTGATGAATGGATTCCCAGTACGCCTAAACACATTCTTCTTTATGAGGCCTTTGGATGGGAACCGCCAAAGTTTGGCCATATTCCATTGTTAGTTAATACTGAAGGTAAGAAATTAAGCAAGCGTGATGGTGATGTATCAGTAGAAGATTATCTTAATAAAGGATACTTGCCTGAAGCTTTAATTAATTATCTTGCTCTATTAGGGTGGAATCCAGGGACTGAGGAAGAATTCTTTACTTTAAAAGAACTGGAACAGAGATTTTCTTTAGACCGGGTTAATGATTCAGCAGGTGTCTTTGATATAGAAAAGCTTAATTGGATGAATGGTAAGTATATTCGTTCTAAAGAGCTGGATGAGATAGTGGAAATGGTTAAACCTTATCTTGAAAATGCAGGTTACACTATTCCTGAAGATGAAGAGCGGTTTAAATGGATGGTGGAAGCTGTTTATCAAGATCTGGATTATCTGGCTCAGATTACTGATAAGATGGAGATTTTCTATCGTGATAAATTTGAGGTAACTGATCCTAAATCTCTAGAATTACTTGAACTGGATTCTTCCAGAAAACTCTTTAAAGTACTTAAAGAAAAATTTGAAAGTGTTGAAAAAATTACTCCTGATAATTTCCAGGAATTAATTAAAGTTGCCGGAAAAGAAGCAGGTGTCAAGGGGAAATTGCTTTATATGCCAATCCGCCTTGCGGTTTCAGGTCAACAACATGGCCCTGACTTAAAACTTCTGATTTGTGGATTGGGCAAAGAAAGGGCAATTGAGCGGTTAAGTCATTGGATTTAA
- a CDS encoding ECF transporter S component — protein sequence MSYKIYFVTRTALLLIITIILQMIALPQFLIDPLVNMMIFLAIILIGPYSAGMIGLLTPWIAFKNGTLPLPLEPAIPYIISGNLVMIGIFEYFYRKKYSYKLYNILIILLSSLAKFLVITLSVEYYLELPETVIKTIQLPQLVNTIIGGVLAIIISKILRKLGIKDLDLLNLK from the coding sequence ATGAGTTACAAAATCTACTTTGTAACCCGGACCGCTCTCCTGTTAATTATAACTATCATCCTACAAATGATAGCTTTGCCTCAATTTCTGATAGACCCTCTGGTTAATATGATGATTTTTCTTGCAATTATTCTGATAGGGCCATACAGTGCAGGCATGATTGGACTTCTTACTCCCTGGATTGCTTTTAAGAACGGAACCTTACCACTTCCTTTAGAACCAGCTATTCCATATATCATCTCAGGAAATCTAGTAATGATCGGTATTTTTGAATATTTCTATCGAAAAAAATATTCATATAAATTATATAATATCCTCATAATCCTCCTTAGCTCCCTGGCCAAATTTTTAGTCATAACACTATCCGTCGAATATTATTTAGAACTTCCAGAAACAGTAATTAAAACAATCCAGTTACCACAATTAGTTAATACAATTATAGGTGGAGTATTAGCTATAATTATCTCTAAAATATTAAGAAAATTAGGAATTAAAGATCTGGATTTGCTAAACCTGAAATAG
- a CDS encoding sensor histidine kinase — protein MKKWKKNERALEKKIRRIIGIEFLFIFILLVGIYIWFAYQFVMSGTLIITEIFGKVCLNLVDGDDLNKINSMDDFTGPEYKEITRKLKETFSWFWENGVIQFSIIKKLNGQMVSIIDSKDELFTSYQISPEVMNRLEKYQFSGKIEYVKRPYNIIAYTPIWDSKGEMAGIFVAKLNPNIWLRIFDVMILIIILLIIAVFIFNLGVTRIMMMRIVRPLEILAQKIRMVARVEDDLTERITFKKTYKEVEDLAEATNMVMDSTKRFVKLLEDKQARLEEKNQQLTQQAKKLAAQTEELKFLNENLEDAMKQLQDTQIQLVQSERMASLGELTAGVAHEINTPLGAINSNTDIIEMVIGFLKEELDLEHNEKVAQMFDKLKKANDTNKLACDRIIKIVRQLKNFSRLDDAEFQEVSLHDGIESVLILSHNLLKHRIKVHKEFGEIPPVKCFPNQLNQVFMNIIVNAAQAIENNGDIWIKTWAKGDKVFVQIRDNGIGIPPENLHRIFDPGFTTKEKGIGTGLGLSICRKIIEKHNGKISVESEVGKGTAFTIELPINNTFGEI, from the coding sequence ATGAAAAAGTGGAAAAAGAATGAACGGGCATTAGAGAAAAAAATCAGGCGTATTATTGGAATAGAGTTTCTCTTTATTTTTATTCTGCTGGTAGGTATTTATATATGGTTTGCATATCAGTTTGTTATGTCTGGAACCTTAATAATTACCGAGATTTTTGGAAAAGTTTGTTTGAATCTGGTAGATGGGGATGATTTAAATAAAATTAATTCTATGGACGATTTTACAGGTCCTGAATATAAAGAGATTACCAGAAAATTAAAAGAGACATTTTCCTGGTTCTGGGAGAATGGTGTAATCCAATTTTCAATTATAAAAAAATTGAATGGTCAGATGGTCAGTATTATTGATAGTAAAGATGAACTTTTTACCTCCTATCAAATTTCGCCTGAAGTAATGAATCGATTGGAAAAATATCAATTTAGCGGTAAGATTGAGTATGTTAAAAGACCATATAATATTATTGCTTATACACCTATTTGGGATAGTAAAGGTGAGATGGCAGGGATTTTTGTCGCCAAACTTAATCCTAATATATGGCTGAGAATTTTTGATGTAATGATTCTAATAATTATCTTATTAATTATTGCCGTTTTTATATTTAATCTTGGGGTAACCCGGATTATGATGATGCGAATTGTTCGACCTTTGGAAATATTGGCACAAAAAATCCGAATGGTTGCACGGGTTGAAGATGATCTGACAGAGCGTATAACATTTAAAAAGACCTATAAAGAGGTAGAAGACTTAGCAGAAGCCACTAATATGGTGATGGATAGTACAAAGCGTTTTGTCAAATTGTTGGAGGATAAACAGGCACGATTGGAAGAAAAGAACCAACAGTTAACTCAGCAGGCTAAAAAATTGGCAGCTCAAACAGAAGAGCTAAAATTTCTTAATGAGAATTTAGAAGATGCTATGAAGCAACTTCAGGATACCCAGATCCAGCTGGTTCAATCGGAAAGGATGGCATCTTTGGGTGAGTTGACAGCTGGTGTGGCCCATGAAATAAATACACCGCTAGGAGCCATTAATAGCAATACCGATATTATTGAAATGGTGATTGGTTTTCTCAAAGAGGAGCTGGATTTAGAACATAATGAAAAAGTAGCACAGATGTTTGATAAACTTAAAAAAGCTAATGATACCAATAAATTAGCCTGTGATAGGATCATTAAAATCGTACGCCAACTGAAAAACTTTTCCCGCCTGGACGATGCTGAATTTCAGGAAGTATCTCTCCACGATGGAATAGAAAGTGTACTGATACTTTCACATAATTTGCTCAAACACCGGATTAAGGTACATAAAGAGTTTGGTGAGATTCCGCCTGTCAAATGTTTTCCCAATCAATTAAATCAGGTCTTTATGAATATAATAGTTAATGCTGCACAGGCTATTGAGAATAACGGGGATATATGGATAAAAACCTGGGCTAAAGGTGATAAAGTTTTTGTCCAGATTAGAGATAACGGGATCGGAATTCCCCCTGAAAATTTACATAGAATTTTTGATCCTGGTTTTACAACTAAAGAAAAGGGAATTGGTACAGGCCTTGGATTATCAATATGTCGTAAAATTATAGAAAAACATAATGGTAAAATTAGTGTTGAGAGCGAAGTGGGTAAAGGAACTGCTTTTACCATAGAACTGCCTATAAACAATACTTTTGGTGAGATATAG
- a CDS encoding GGDEF domain-containing protein, translating into MKNKKPFAIILFDLDNFKRVNNTKGHFFSDQVLKALARILKKHITDKDFACRFGGEEFPVLFANTDLTTAYQHANRIREEFVSKNFEGKTIIISDGINLYQKDYSIIENINFADEAMYTAKNAGKNRIITYQDLVK; encoded by the coding sequence ATAAAAAATAAAAAACCTTTTGCCATAATATTATTTGATTTAGATAATTTCAAAAGGGTCAATAATACTAAAGGTCATTTCTTCAGTGATCAGGTTTTAAAAGCCCTGGCAAGAATACTCAAAAAGCATATAACCGATAAAGATTTTGCCTGCCGCTTCGGTGGAGAAGAATTTCCCGTTCTTTTCGCTAACACGGATTTAACTACAGCTTATCAACACGCCAATCGAATTCGTGAGGAATTCGTCTCTAAAAATTTTGAAGGTAAAACTATTATTATTAGTGATGGAATTAACCTTTATCAGAAGGATTATTCCATCATTGAAAATATCAACTTTGCTGATGAAGCTATGTATACAGCCAAAAATGCAGGAAAAAACCGGATTATCACTTATCAAGATTTAGTAAAATAA